TGCTAGTTTACAGTCCCAAAATattgctatgtactgtacatgtcctTTACCTGCTGAGGCACCAGAGAGCCAAGCCCAGGCCGCAGTAGGGGTCCAGACAGATGGCTATCTGGCGGGACGGGTACAGCTCACACTGCAGCTTGATGGAGCGACACAAGGCACTGGTGGCAGCATGGGACATCTGGAGGAAGAGATAACAGAACGACTGTCTGGTGGCACACTACAGTCTCTCTTGTATTACCGTTCAAACTAACAGTGTACAGTATGGGCAGTACACAGTCTGTGTTCCCAGGTCCCTCTAACCCTGCAGCAGAACAACTACTGTAGGTTGGAGGTCAGACCTTGACTCCAGCCAGGATGCCCATGGTGGACACACTGAAGTCCAGGTACAGTCAGGGGTTAGTTTACCTCGACTCCAGCCAGGATGCCCATGGTGGACACACTGAAGTCCAGGTACAGTCAGGGGTTAGTTTACCTTGACTCCAGCCAGGATGCCCATGGTGGACACACTGAAGTCCAGGTACAGTCAGGGGTTAGTTTACCTCGACTCCAGCCAGGATGCCCATGGTGGACACACTGAAGTCCAGGTACAGTCAGGGGTTAGTTTACCTTGACTCCAGCCAGGATGCCCATGGTGGACACACTGAAGTCCAGGTACAGTCAGGGGTTAGTTTACCTTGACTCCAGCCAGGATGCCCATGGTAGACACACTGAAGTCCAGGTACAGTCAGGGGTTAGTTTACCTCGACTCCAGCCAGGATGCCCATGGTGGACACACTGAAGTCCAGGTACAGTCAGGGGTTAGTTTACCTTGACTCCAGCCAGGATGCCCATGGTGGACACACTGAAGTCCAGGTACAGTCAGGGGTTAGTTTACCTCGACTCCAGCCAGGATGCCCATGGTGGACACACTGAAGTCCAGGTACAGTCAGGGGTTAGTTTACCTTGACTCCAGCCAGGATGCCCATGGTGGACACACTGAAGTCCAGGTACAGTCAGGGGTTAGTTTACCTCGACTCCAGCCAGGATGCCCATGGTGGACACACTGAAGTCCAGGTACAGTCAGGGGTTAGTTTACCTTGACTCCAGCCAGGATGCCCATGGTGGACACACTGAAGTCCAGGTACAGTCAGGGGTTAGTTTACCTCGACTCCAGCCAGGATGCCCATGGTGGACACACTGAAGTCCAGGTACAGTCAGGGGTTAGTTTACCTTGACTCCAGCCAGGATGCCCATGGTGGACACACTGAAGTCCAGGTACAGTCAGGGGTTAGTTTACCTCGACTCCAGCCAGGATGCCCATGGTGGACACACTGAAGTCCAGGTACAGTCAGGGGTTAGTTTACCTTGACTCCAGCCAGGATGCCCATGGTGGACACACTGAAGTCCAGGTACAGTCAGGGGTTAGTTTACCTTGAATCCAGCCAGGATGCCCATGGTGGACACACTGAAGTCCAGGTACAGTCAGGGGTTAGTTTACCTTGACTCCAGCCAGGATGCCCGTGGTGGACACACTGAAGTCCAGGTACAGTCAGGGGTTAGTTTACCTCGACTCCAGCCAGGATGCCCATGGTGGACACACTGAAGTCCAGGTACAGTCAGGGGTTAGTTTACCTTGACTCCAGCCAGGATGCCCATGGTGGACACACTGAAGTCCAGGTACAGTCAGGGGTTAGTTTACCTTGACTCCAGCCAGGATGCCCATGGTGGACACACTGAAGTCCAGGTACAGTCAGGGGTTAGTTTACCTCGACTCCAGCCAGGATGCCCATGGTGGACACACTGAAGTCCAGGTACAGTCAGGGGTTAGTTTACCTTGACTCCAGCCAGGATGCCCATGGTGGACACACTGAAGTCCAGGTACAGTCAGGGGTTAGTTTACCTCGACTCCAGCCAGGATGCCCATGGTGGACACACTGAAGTCCAGGTACAGTCAGGGGTTAGTTTACCTCGACTCCAGCCAGGATGCCCATGGTGGACACACTGAAGTCCAGGTACAGTCAGGGGTTAGTTTACCTTGACTCCAGCCAGGATGCCCATGGTAGACACACTGAAGTCCAGGTACAGTCAGGGGTTAGTTTACCTCGACTCCAGCCAGGATGCCCATGGTGGACACACTGAAGTCCAGGTACAGTCAGGGGTTAGTTTACCTTGACTCCAGCCAGGATGCCCATGGTGGACACACTGAAGTCCAGGTACAGTCAGGGGTTAGTTTACCTCGACTCCAGCCAGGATGCCCATGGTGGACACACTGAAGTCCAGGTACAGTCAGGGGTTAGTTTACCTTGACTCCAGCCAGGATGCCCATGGTGGACACACTGAAGTCCAGGTACAGTCAGGGGTTAGTTTACCTCGACTCCAGCCAGGATGCCCATGGTGGACACACTGAAGTCCAGGTACAGTCAGGGGTTAGTTTACCTTGACTCCAGCCAGGATGCCCATGGTGGACACACTGAAGTCCAGGTACAGTCAGGGGTTAGTTTACCTCGACTCCAGCCAGGATGCCCATGGTGGACACACTGAAGTCCAGGTACAGTCAGGGGTTAGTTTACCTTGACTCCAGCCAGGATGCCCATGGTGGACACACTGAAGTCCAGGTACAGTCAGGGGTTAGTTTACCTCGACTCCAGCCAGGATGCCCATGGTGGACACACTGAAGTCCAGGTACAGTCAGGGGTTAGTTTACCTTGACTCCAGCCAGGATGCCCATGGTGGACACACTGAAGTCCAGGTACAGTCAGGGGTTAGTTTACCTTGAATCCAGCCAGGATGCCCATGGTGGACACACTGAAGTCCAGGTACAGTCAGGGGTTAGTTTACCTTGACTCCAGCCAGGATGCCCGTGGTGGACACACTGAAGTCCAGGTACAGTCAGGGGTTAGTTTACCTCGACTCCAGCCAGGATGCCCATGGTGGACACACTGAAGTCCAGGTACAGTCAGGGGTTAGTTTACCTTGACTCCAGCCAGGATGCCCATGGTGGACACACTGAAGTCCAGGTACAGTCAGGGGTTAGTTTACCTTGACTCCAGCCAGGATGCCCATGGTGGACACACTGAAGTCCAGGTACAGTCAGGGGTTAGTTTACCTTGACTCCAGCCAGGATGCCCATGGTGGACACACTGAAGTCCAGGTACAGTCAGGGGTTAGTTTACCTCGACTCCAGCCAGGATGCCCATGGTGGACACACTGAAGTCCAGGTACAGTCAGGGGTTAGTTTACCTTGACTCCAGCCAGGATGCCCATGGTGGACACACTGAAGTCCAGGTACAGTCAGGGGTTAGTTTACCTCGACTCCAGCCAGGATGCCCATGGTGGACACACTGAAGTCCAGGTACAGTCAGGGGTTAGTTTACCTTGACTCCAGCCAGGATGCCCATGGTGGACACACTGAAGTCCAGGTACAGTCAGGGGTTAGTTTACCTCGACTCCAGCCAGGATGCCCATGGTGGACACACTGAAGTCCAGGTACAGTCAGGGGTTAGTTTACCTCGACTCCAGCCAGGATGCCCATGGTGGACACACTGAAGTCCAGGTACAGTCAGGGGTTAGTTTACCTTGACTCCAGCCAGGATGCCCATGGTGGACACACTGAAGTCCAGGTACAGTCAGGGGTTAGTTTACCTCGACTCCAGCCAGGATGCCCATGGTGGACACACTGAAGTCCAGGTACAGTCAGGGGTTAGTTTACCTTGACTCCAGCCAGGATGCCCATGGTGGACACACTGAAGTCCAGGTACAGTCAGGGGTTAGTTTACCTTGACTCCAGCCAGGATGCCCATGGTGGACACACTGAAGTCCAGGTACAGTCAGGGGTTAGTTTACCTTGACTCCAGCCAGGATGCCCATGGTGGACACACTGAAGTCCAGGTATGCCAGCATCTCTGGGGTGGGAGGTTTGTAGACCTGAAGCCTCTTCGTCCTGGGGAGGTCGTCTGGGGAGAATAACAACAGGTTTGGAGGGATGGATTTCACACACAGTCCTGAGCAGCATGTAacaatggcgccggagaagaaggctgatgttttacgtgcccccaaccgattATCTTTTTTTGTTGGTTTATTTGCGttattttgtaacttattttgtacataatgttgccgctaccatctcttatgatcgaaaataacttctggacatcaggactgcgattactcaccacggactggcagaatccttattttcctttaacaagtctgacgagcccgacacGAATGATacactgctttcccgggaacaggcccacatccccgtgatttgcgtgaagaggcggcagagaaaaaggggccaCAGTGCAGGCTGCCTtttgagaattcgtaggcgattgaataaacccccacttccttccttTCTGCTAgaaaacgtgcaatctttggagaattaccaacgggacattcaaaactgtaacatcttatccttcacggagtcgtggctgaacgacgacaataccaacatacagctggctggttataagatgtaccggcaggatagaacagtggcgtctggtaagGGGCGGCaaactatgtatttttgtaaataacagctggtgcacgatatctaaggaagtctcgaacTATTGCTCGCCtcaggtagagtatctcatgataagctgtagaccacacaatctacctagagagttctcatctgtattcttCGTTGCGGTTTACATatcaccacagtcagaggctggtaCTAatacagcattgaatgagctgtattctgccataagctAACAAGAAAcagctcacccagaggcggtgcaaatagtagccggggactttaatgcagggaaacttaaatccgttttaccaaatttctatcagcatgttaaaatgtgcaaccagagaggaaaaaaaaaaaaactctggaccacctatactccacacacagagatgcatacaaagctctccctcgacatccatttggcaaatctgaccataattctatcctcctgtttCCTGcgtacaagcaaaaattaaagcaggaagcaccagtgactagatcaataaaaaaagtggactgatgaagcagatgctaagctacaggcctgttttgctagcacagactggaatatgttctgagaTTCCtccgattgcattgaggagtacaccacatcagtcactggcttcatcaataagtgcatcgataacgtcgtccccacagtgaccgtacgtacatgccccaaccagaagccatggattaaaggcagcatccgcactgagctaaaggctagacctGCCGCTCTCAAGGagagggactctaacccggaagcttctaagaaatcccgctacgccctccgatgaaccatcaaacaggaaaagcatcaatacaggactaagatcgagtcgtactacaccggctctgacgctcgtcggaagaggcagggcttgcaaaccattacagaatacaaagggaagcacagccgagagctgcccagtgacatgagcctaccagaagagctaaactacttctacgctcgcttcgaagcaaataacactgaaacatgcatgagagcactagctgttccggaagactgtgatgacgctctctgcagccgatttgagtaagacctttaagcagctcaacattcacaaggccgcagggccagactgattaccaggacgtgcactgcaagcatgcgctgaccaactagcaagtgtcttcactgacattttcaacctctccctgtccgagtctgtaataccaacatgttttaagcagaccaccatcatgtctgtgcccaagaacactaaggtaacctgcctaaatgactaccgacccgtagcactcacatctctAGCCATAAAGTGccacattatcccagaaacccactccaatttgcatgccgccccaacagatgatgcaatctcttttgccctttcccacctggacaaaaggcacacctatgtgagaatgctattcattgactacagcccagcgttcaacaccataatgccctcaaagctcatcactaagctacggaccctgggactaaacacctccctctgcaactggatcctggacttcctgacgggccgcccccaggtggtgagggtaggtaacaacacatccgccacactgatcctcaacacaggggcctctcaggggtgcgtgctcagtcccctcctgtactccctgttcactcatgactgcacggccaggcacaactccaacaccatcattaagtttgccgatgacaacagtggtaggcctggtcaccgacaacgacgagacagcctatagggaggaggtcagagacctggccgtgtggtgccaggacaacaacctctccctcaacgtgatcaagacaaaggtgatgactgtggactgcaggaaaaagaggactgagcacgcctcCATTCTAATCGACGGGGCTacagtggaacaggttgagagcttcaagttccttggcgacCACATctccaacaaactaacatggtccaagcacaccaagacagtcatgaagaaagcacgacaaaacctattccccctcaggagactgaaaagatttggcatgagtcctcagatcctcaaaaggttctacagctgcaccatcgagagcatcctgactggttgcatcactgcctggtatggcaactgctcggcctctgactgcaaggcattacagagggtagtgcgaatggcccagtacatcactgggttcaagcttcctgccatccaggacatctataccaggcggtataaataaatataaattgtaagtaagcatttcactgtaaggtctacacctgttgtatttggcgcatgtgactgatttgatttgagtaaaaTGAGTGAGGGTTTGTTACCTGTGTCCAGTACCATCGGCCATGATTTGACAtccacagcagcagcagcctctTTGGACTTCAACAGCTTCATTATTGCTTGGGTGGTCAGGATGCACACCGACTTACTGACCTGTCACACAGTGTTATTTTATTtagttcacctttatttaaccaggtaacatgttctcatttacaattgcgacctggccaagataaagcaaagcagtgcgacacaaacaacaacacagagttacacatggagtaaaacaaacatacagtcaataatacagtagaaaaaatctatacacagtgtgtgcaaatgaggtaggataagggaggtaaggcaataaataggccatagtggtgaaataattacaaatatagcaattaaacactggagtgatagatgtgcagaagatgagtgtgcaagtagagggTTGGGGTGCAAAagactggggtgcaaaagagcaaaataaataaaataaataacagtatgggggtgaggtagattggatgggctatttacaggtgggctatgtacaggtgcagtgatttgtgagctgctctgacagctggtgcttaaagttagtgagggagatatgagtctccagcttcagtgatttttgcagttcgttccagtcattggcagcagagaactggaaggaaaggcggccgaatgaggaattggcttcgggggtgaccagtgaaatatacctgctggagcgcatgttacaggtgggtgctgctatggtgaccagtgagcagagataaggcggggctttacctagcaacgacttatagatgacctggagccagtgggtttggcgacgagtatgaagcgagggccagccaacgagagcatacaggtcgcagtggtgggtagtatatggggctttggtgacaaaacggatggcactgtgatagactgcatccagtagtagagtgttggaggctattttgtaaatgacatcgccgaagtcaccCATAGTTATGTTAGTGACAGCTGTGTACCTCTACCATCTTCTTGACAGTGGGCAAGATTATTGACAATTAGACTAATATTAGTGAGATTAGGCTACGCCATGTTAGCAAGATTAAGCTAGGCAAATTTGGCGAGATTAGGCTAGGCCATGTTAGCGAGATTAGGCTAGGTTATGTTAGCGAGATTAAAGTAGGCCATGCTGGTGAGATTCGGCTAGGCCATGTTAGCGAGATTCGGCTAGGCCATGTTAGCGAGATTCGGCTAGGCCATGTTAGCGAGATTCGGCTAGGCCATGTTAGCGAGATTCGGCTAGGCCATGTTAGCGAGATTCGGCTAGGCCATGTTAGCGAGATTCGGCTAGGCCATGTTAGCGAGATTCGGCTAGGCCATGTTAGCGAGATTCGGCTAGGCCATGTTAGCGAGATTCGGCTAGGCCATGTTAGCGAGATTAAGCTAGGCCATGTTGGCGAGATTAAACTAGGCCATGTTGGCGAGATTAAACTAGGCCATGTTGGCGAGATTAAGCTAGGCCATGTTGGCGAGATTAAACTAGGCCATGTTGGCGAGATTAAACTAGGCCATGTTGGCGAGATTAGGATAGGCCATGCTGGTGAGATTAGGATAGGCCATGCTGGTGAGATTAGGATAGGCCATGCTGGTGAGATTAGGATAGGCCATGCTGGTGAGATTAGGATAGGCCATGCTGGTGAGATTAGGATAGGCCATGCTGGTGAGATTAGGATAGGCCATGCTGGTGAGATTAGGATAGGCCATGCTGGTGAGATTAGGATAGGCCATGCTGGTGAGATTAGGATAGGCCATGCTGGTGAGATTAGGCTAGGCCATGCTGGTGAGATTAGGCTAGGCCATGCTGGTGAGATTAGGATAGGCCATGCTGGTGAGATTAGGATATGCCATGCTGGTGAGATTAGGCTAGGCCATGCTGGTGAGATTAGGCTAGGCCATGCTGGTGAGATTAGGATAGGCCATGCTGGTGAGATTAGGATAGGCCATGCTGGTGAGATTAGGCTAGGCCATGCTGGTGAGATTAGGATAGGCCATGCTGGTGAGATTAGGATAGGCCATGCTGGTGAGATTAGGATAGGCCATGCTGGTGAGATTAGGCTAGGCCATGCTGGTGAGATTAGGCTAGGCCATGCTGGTGAGATTAGGCTAGGCCATGCTGGTGAGATTAGGCTAGGCCATGGTGGTGAGATTAGGCTAGGCCATGCTGGTGAGATTAGGCTAGGCCATGCTGGTGAGATTAGGCTAGGCCATGCTGGTGAGATTAGGCTAGGCCATGCTGGTGAGATTAGGCTAGGCCATGCTGGTGAGATTAGGCTAGGCCATGCTGGTGAGATTAGGCTAGGCCATGCTGGTGAGATTAGGCTAGGCCATGCTGGTGAGATTAGGCTAGGCCATGCTGGTGAGATTAGGCTAGGCCATGCTGGTGAGATTAGGCTAGGCCATGCTGGTGAGATTAGGCTAGGCCATGCTGGTGAGATTAGGATAGGCCATGCTGGTGAGATTAGGAAAGGCCATGTTAGTGAGAGCTGTGTACCTCTACAATCATCTTGACGGTGGGCAGGGTGGTGGCCAGGTTCTGAGGATGAGGGGGTCTGACGGTGACAGGAACACAGCCAGCGTACAGACACCCATAGAACGTAGCGATCAGGTCAATACCTGGAGAGAGACAAGGGCAAAGAGACCATTAAACCCAGTTCAAATCAAGACGTGCAGTGGAGACCGTTTCCACAGTAACGGTGCCTCTTTACATTGACGTGAGGAAACTTTGAAAAAAGTTGCCACTTGTTGTAACAAACAAGTGTCATGAAATACATGCACCAGAAACAGGGTACAGTTTTTGTCTTGTTAGAAAGGCCAGCATGCCAGGCAACACTAcatctcctaaccaattgtgctattatgtgggtttttgcgttatttgtaatttattttgtacataatgtttctgccaccgaaTCTTACggaagaaaagagcttctggatatcaggacagcgatcactcacctcggattagactgagagcttctggatatcaggacagcgatcactcacctcggattagactgagagcttctggatatcaggacagcgatcactcacctcggattagactgagagcttctggatatcaggacagcgatcactcacctcggattagactgagagcttctggatatcaggacagcgatcactcacctcggattagactgagagcttctggatatcaggacagcgatccctcacctcggattagactgagagcttctggatatcaggacagtgatcactcacctcggattagactgagagcttctggatatcaggacagcgatcactcacctcggattagactgagagcttctggatatcaggacagcgatcactcacctcggattagactaagagcttctggatatcaggacagcgatcactcacctcggattagactgagagcttctggatatcaggacagcgatcactcacctcggattagactgagagcttctggatatcaggacagcgatcactcacctcggattagactgagagcttctggatatcaggacagcgatcactcaactcggattagactgagagcttctggatatcaggacagcgatcactcacctcggattagacagagcttctggatatcaggacagcgatcactcacctcggattagactgagagcttctggatatcaggacagcgatcactcacctcagattagactgagagcttctggatatcaggacagcgatcactcacctcggattagactgagagcttctggatatcaggacagcgatcactcacctcagattagactgagagcttctggatatcaggacagcgatcactcacctcggattagactgagagcttctggatatcaggacagcgatccctcacctcggattagactgagagcttctggatatcaggacagcgatcactcacctcggattagactgagagcttctggatatcaggacagcgatcactcacctcggattagactgagagcttctggatatcaggacagcgatcactcacctcggattagactgagagcttctggatatcaggacagcgatcactcaactcggattagactgagagcttctggatatcaggacagcgatcactcacctcggattagactgagagcttctggatatcaggacagcgatcactcacctcggactAGACGAAGATTTCttcaacaaca
The nucleotide sequence above comes from Salvelinus namaycush isolate Seneca unplaced genomic scaffold, SaNama_1.0 Scaffold2594, whole genome shotgun sequence. Encoded proteins:
- the LOC120039172 gene encoding disco-interacting protein 2 homolog A translates to GTVSSTASCLQLQKRAERVAVALIEKGRLNPGDHVALVYPPGIDLIATFYGCLYAGCVPVTVRPPHPQNLATTLPTVKMIVEVSKSVCILTTQAIMKLLKSKEAAAAVDVKSWPMVLDTDDLPRTKRLQVYKPPTPEMLAYLDFSVSTMGILAGVKMSHAATSALCRSIKLQCELYPSRQIAICLDPYCGLGLALWCLSSVYSGHQSILVPPLELDSNVSLWLSAVSQYKVRITFCSYSVMEMCTKGLGTQTETLRLRNINLSCVRTCMVVAEERPRITLTQSFSKIFKDLGLSPRAVSTTFGCRVNMAVCLQ